The genomic stretch ACGAAAACAACAAAGTTGAATAAACAACCTCTTAATCAAGCTATCCCTAACAAGAGCAGAAACCCTAGGCCTCTCAGTAAGCAATTGATCAGCATTAAATTGCGCAACAACAGATTTCAAAACCTCATTACCGATACTCGGTAACACCTTCTCATCATACTCAGTACCAAGATGCTGAAAAATCACTGGTAATTTCGCTTCATCAGGTCGAGAAAGAACCCTAAGTGTAAGATTAACCATCTGAAGATCTTTTGTTCCGGAAATCGAGGAGAACTGATGAGGACGGGTGCGAATATCGAAGATGTAGGGTTTCTGAAGCCATGGAATCAAGAAATGTGTCCCTTCGCCGGCGGTTTCGTCAAGTACACCGCGAAAACGGTCGAAAAGAACGGCTTTTTCGCCGCCGTCAACGGTGTAGAGGGCGGAGTTGATGGCGGTGGTGCCGATACCTAGGGTTAGGGCTACGCGTGCGATGTTTGTTAGGACGGAGACGGCTTGTTGTGCGTTACCCGCCATTGTTGTTGAGTTTTAGGGTTTTAGGAATTTTAGGGTTTAGGGGAGATGGTGAAATAGATCGGTTTTTGTTGGGGTGGGGGTGAAGATTGGATCGTATGGTTGGATACTTGGATGTTGGAACTAGGGCTGACCAAAAAATTCCGAGTAACCGAACCGATTCAATATCCGATCCAATTTTTCGGATATTCGATCCTAAAGTTCAGTTTAGATCGAATATCCGATCAGAAACTTTTGGTATTTGGATCGGATATGAATATTAGAATGAAAACGTTTAAATATTTTATCCGATccgaaaatatttttttttagtaTTTACTGTTTTTTCTTTGCAATTTATGACcaattttttaattaaattagCAGTTTTAGATTGTAGTTCTTATACTAGGGTGTTAACTGTTAAGAATTATCCTACGTTACAGTCGGACTATAATTGTAAAATTGTTCCATTTTTTtagtgttatttttttttgtaaaaggtAAGTATATATTGATATCAAAAACAATTTACATCAAGGGGCCATGTGAAGTTCAGAACAGATATACATGAGACAAAAATAGAAATTACAGAATTATGAACTAGCCAGCTAAGCAAGACAGTCCATCTCCTGTACTGTAAGTGCTGAAGTGTTTCTAGCTCTGAATCTGGAAATTGCAGCTTTGACAGTTTGTTGTACAGTATGTCGCGGGCTGCCAACGCATAAATCAATCCTAGCTTTGTTTCTCGCTTGTCATATAGCATAAGTGATACCAACATGACAAGCACTAATGATCTTTCTCTTGAGCTGACTTTTAGGTCTTTCATTGGAGCTCTAACTACACAAGTTTTCAGGCTGAAATTGAACTGCGAGCAGAGTTTGCAGGTTGTGTATGCAACGAGCATTGAATGGACGTTGATAGAAAAGATGTACATGACTCTCTTCAGCACCACCACATAGCACATAGATAGAATATTGTCCAAATCCCATACGAATCATACGGTCCTTAGTAAAAAATCTATGGAGTTGAAACAGCCCCAAAAATGAAAGACCATTTTGGGATATTCATAGAACTCCACCAAACATGTTTCCATTGCACCCTAGGGTGCACTTGCTTTAACCACTGATAGCCAGATGACACAGTATATGACTTATCAGTAGCTAACCAACAGTCTTAAGTGTAGGCTTGCTTAAAGGTAACCATAGTGTGAGCTATCTTTTTCCAAGACCAACTACATTCAGAATTAGGGGAGTAGTTGGTCCAATGGGTATCCTTCATATACACATGATTAATCCATTTGACCCAAAGATGATCTTTTTTGTTAGCAAGCCCCATATGTATTTTCCCAACATTGCTTTGTTCCAAATCTTAAAAGCTTTTAGAGCATCCGCAACAATGGggctccccatattttctctttctttttcttattcgtccacctaatttccactaactttttcatTTACCCTCCTCATTTCATAACTAactggtctcccttgtgacgggttaccatttgtgacggatattttgtgagataaaatggtaacaaaatgggttagtggagaaaggggaccacatgaatagtgttgcagagagagaaaaagtgggtacattgtgaggtaaaatggtatccgtcttcagcttgtgacggatatgtcatgtcttcaatgagaatttgtgtttcatAACTACATCTttgcaacaatggggttccccatttcaactccactttaccactttactttttcacatttgccaacgcgtgttttacgcggtaaatatcgttaactacgtatttgcaaaaattataaaagttcgatatttttaatgtactcgtaaagacgaatcaaacaagatctcacatgaatatatttggcCCCCTTTTTAATAGAACTTGGCCCACTTTTTCATATGGGAACCTCCCCTACAAATGGTGGAGCCTCTAATTAAGGAGAAGTGTGTGTAATAATGAGGCTCCCCATTTGAGGAGAGAGAGTACATATGGGAAGGCACCtccccacctttgcggatgctcttataCCCAAACCACACCTCTTCTTTAGGACTGCAACATTTATCCCAGTGTACATTGGGTGCTCTCATGTAGAAATCTTTCCATCCCCAAAGGAAATTTCTGCAAATTGAATCAATTATAGTCATAACTCCATTGGGGATAAGGAATATACTAGCCCAATAAGAGTGCAAACTGGTAAGAACATGTTTTATAAGAGCAAGCTTGTCAGCATAAGAGAGATGTTTAGAACCCCAtgatcactactacagatacaggctataacaacggctaaaaaccgttgttatataaaatagtggacgttgttaaagcgtccgttgttaaaggttttaacaacggttggttttcttaagcaacccgttgttaaaactattaacaacggttttaagtatcaaaacccgttgttgaaagtgtgactcaattttggtgggaaagttataacaacggttaatttacaaggaaccgtcgttataactaaagacaacgggttgtatctacataaccgttgttgtttgtttttacaaaataaaaaaaaaattaaattaaatattactagatgcattcataattacggggcccgttataattccgatgcatgcattattactgccatccctgtactgtgcatatgaatagacaatatatggaatgagaagggtttacattagatttgaagcagggagatatgatgattatggcacaactttctaaacatgcatatattatattaattaaaaaacaactcaaaggacacattacttagtataaatacatacttTATCTCAAccaacattccattatctcactatcttcaaaccctaactgctaaaacaatctccaacccctaattaatctttcaaactaacaactccaaagttcatcaacaaaatgaacgattacatccttaaaactcttactatgaccgagaacaACAACGGACTTCAtccggttgctccacatcgaggacagttttaggagctatcttgtggatgctcaagccgcactcaaggacgccaaaagaaatggTTTGACAGAGCGGCGAGttgttgcggctatatgacgatatagcaagcacgaacgaaacctccaaataccTAAGAaggagaggagggatatcatagaagagaataagactctctatgaaaatataagaattgcatttttagaaatgtaattctttttttaatttatgtatttatatatatatatatatatatatatatatatatatatatatatatatatatatatatatatattaatgaattattaattaagtttatcatgcattcctctctatcatcttgcttcttctttgttttattttatttaatttgttttacgagctaattaagcgaataataacataataatgatcgataaaaacccatcatatatacatgcaaaaaaaaaaaaattaaaaaagaaaagaaaacaatgacgatgaaagacgatgaaaccaacaatgTGACGGTAGATTTAcccgataattagagaaagtaagagacgatgaaaccaacgatgtggcgagatgataaagcggcgatgagaaagagagaaagagacgatgagaaagtgtgttttgtgtttgtgtttgtctgtgtttgtgttaggttatgtatgtgttttgtggtcaGAGCGAtcgtgtttgtgtggtttatagtattgaaagtattgacaacggttgttcaacaacaaccgttgttaaataagttttaacaacggttgtaaatcaacaaccgttgtcaaataagtattaacaacgggtttaaaaatacccgttgtgattacttttcactaactttgcgccaaattattaacaacggttgtgcaaatttaacccgttgttaaaacgtataacaacggttatataaccatacccgttgtaattaagtttagtaaaaatcgcgccatacattctacaacgtctattgtgattttcgtgcataaacgttgttaaaggggcgttgtagttgcctggatttgtagtagtggatcTGATCCTAGTTGTAATTCTGTCTATTAACTTCATACAATCATTCTTTGAAAGCTTCTTAGAAGAGATCGAGACACCTAGATATTTGAAAGGCTAAGAACCTTTTCTAAATCCTGATACTTACATGATATCACTCATTACTGCCCCAGTTACTCCATTAAAATATATATCTGATTTGTCTCTGTTCAGGCACAACCCACTAGCACCAGAGAATGTAGAGAAGGCCATCAACATCCACATGATTGAAAGAGCAGTGCCCTTAGAAAATAGCAGTAAATCATCAACAAAAAGTAAATGGTTCAGTCTGATAGTGCCACAAAGGGGATGGAATCTGAAGTCATCTTGCTCACTCACAACATTAAATATTCTGGAAAGGTACTCCATACTCGGAGTAAACAATAATGGAGGCAAAGGGCCACCTTGTCTCAACCCCCTTTTACCTTGAAAAAAAACCAAAATTGTTGTCATTAAGAGATAAGAGTATAGGAAGTAGTAGTAACGCAGGTCATTACTTGATCGATTAAAATCCTGGGGAACTTAAGagcaaggagcatgttttgttAAAACTTTCATTCAACTGTGTCATAGGCTTTCATAAGGTTTATTTTAATTAAACACCTGGGAGAAGCAGATTTACTGTTATAAAGCCTAACAAGATCTTGGCAAATCAAAACATTGTTCACAATATTCCCCCCTTAACAAACCCTCCTTGATTAGGGCTCACAATGTCTGGGAGAACATTACTCAGTCTTGAACACAACAACTTAGCAATACATTTATAAATGATGTTACATCATGCAATTGGTCCGAACTCAAGAACACTTGAGGGGTGAGCAGTTTTAGGAATGAGAGTAACTAAAGTTGAGTTTAACTGTTTCAAAAGCTTACCAACCTGAAAAAGTCAAGAATAGCTTCACAAACCTCAAACCCATTAACTGACCAAGAATCTTTAAAAAACTGGCTAGAGAAACTATCAGGGCCAGGAGCTTTAGAAGATGGGATAGAAAAGATGCATTTGTAGAGGAAAAATAAAAACGTGTCGAAACAGGTGCTACTAAACCGAGGAATTTGTTGAAAGTTGTTGAAAGTTGTTTTGCATGTTTTGCCGCAATACATACCTCACATTTGTTGAAACATGTGATACTGAAGTGAGGAATTTTAGTCTTTTAATCGATGCGACGTTCAAATGTCCAAGTCTAGCATGCCACAAAGAAACAGACTCAGCAATATAAACAAAAGCAAAATTGTTATTAATAGTCTGAAGATCTAATACAAATAAACCGCTATTACAAAAGCCTTTTCCAATAAAATTTCCCTTTTGGTGAGCACAAGTTTATCAGATTCAAATGTTAAGTTGATCCCAGCTTTGTTGAGGAAAAATAAAAACGTTGTAAATAGAACAATCAGTTTGGAAGACTACCGTAGTCAATTTCGTAGACTGCACCAATCAGTCTCGGAAATTGAACCTTTGAATAACAGTAAAACAAAGTTCCAAAAAATAAAAGGAGCCGATGGCCCGCACCACAGGTGCTCTACCCAAAGCCCGGGCCCGGCTCGCCGAGTCGAGTAGAgtcgcgcgcgcgcgtgtgtccTAGCCCGAACTTATCGACCTCCACAAAAGGTCTAATCACAAGTTCAAACAAGAAGGTAGAGAAGAACATTATAAATCCATAAAACTTGTTtttttccgatgtgggacaagaaAACAACTTGCTAGtttttttccaatgtgggacaaaagaCTTTTTGAGCCATTATTCCAACAATCCCTACCCACCACTCGGTTTACCAAAATCTCCAACTTAAGAGGGAGTGAAAGACTAATATTAAAAATAATATCCTGATTTTGTGTATTATcctttgtacataatgtttgtATTTAGGTAAGATGTATAATTTGTTACCTTGTTTGTAGGGGTTGATTTAGGAAGGTTAAAGATTTAGTTTAACCTATTGTATTAGTTTAACCTATTGTATTATATGTGTATTGATGCTTAGAACTTGAATGATATGAAAATATTCATCCTCATCTTCCCAGTCCTTCGACTTTTCACAGACTCCGAAAGAGCTTAGTGATGTCAGTGATGATGACATGGCTCTCGGAGAAACCAACAAAGCAGTAGATGATGATGAGCCGGAGTTGGATCGTATGTATAGGCGAGCGAGGATTTATGTGGAGGAGGGGTCGGAGCTAGTTGTAAAGGGTTGTATTGGTTTGTACAAATGTCATGGCTATTACACTTTTGCGCAGAGATTTAAGGAGTGAGTTTGAGCTTGCTGATGTTTTAGTAGTACTGGCACACGTGGTTGCTCCTTGAGGTCCATAATACACGGCTGCGGAATACTATGCTCCGGACAACGAAGGAAATCCGCTCGAGTTACCATGGAGTGAATTCTCAAAACAAATTGATTACGTCATCATGGGGAGGGTTGAGGTAAGTGAGGTCACTTTTGTTGTGATTAGGGATAATGCTTGTTTATGGGAGTTGAATATTCCGGCGTTTCTTTTAGAAAACCGTGAGTATTTCCTAAACATTGCTCACATGTTCGTATTTGCTCAAAATTACTGTTGATGTTATGGACATAGCAGATGAGGATGAAGTGGTTGAGGTAGCAAGTGGAAAGACCTAATCCTAGAGTGTTGTTGATCAAGTCATACCCAATGAGGTATTCCTTCGTTTAAGTAGGCGTTTGAACTTGTTATTCCGATACAATCAAGTTTATTGATGAGTTTAAAAACTTGTGCCTTGGCATTCAACCTCAGATGTCAAGTATGTTAGACTTGATAGGTTATTATGCTAATGCATCAATGAATTGACTGCATGGAAAGGCCTACCTGGATAACGAAGAACACAAAATTATATTCCCTCCGTCTTAGTCATTTTTTTGGAGAATTTATAAATTTAAATCATTAGTTTGTgatctaaattttttttttttttttttaaaatactcTCATTTTTTTTCCTCAAAACAAATACAACGAGAAAAATCAACAACTAATGAGATACTACCCCTAATACAAATGAGCATCATGGGCGACCACTAAAGTCGTGGCAAAAGTGCTATATTCCGTGGCTAAGGTACATCGCcacaaaataatttcgtggcgcAAGTGGTCGTGCTAAATTTTTGTGGCTAAAATGAAAAACTAATGAGATATTActcattattatttaaatatcttacaaaaaaaaaataagaatttATGTATGCTGTGTATTTATTGTCTTGATATTCTTATTTAGTCTTCTTGTTGGGTTTTACAGGTTTTGTTTCtttaaataattatttaattGTTTGGTTTTTAAGACGTAAAAATAATTACTGGTTTTCTATGTGTTTTCTTTGAAACATATTATCTATGGAGTACATGTGTCTATGGACGATATCGTAATTTCAGATGTTTTGTTTTACCAAAATGACGATAATAATAACATTGCTCTTGACGATTTCTTTTCAGGGAAACAACGTGCGGACTCCGAGGGAGGTGGAAGCTCCGATGGTAGTAGCGAGGCATCAATGTCTTCACGAGCGTCTTTAGTTGCATCCGTCTAACCGTTCTTTCGAGCGGTGAGCCCGAAAGAGCTTAGTGATATCAGTGATGGTGACATGTCTCTCGGAGAAACCAAGAAGCTAAATGACGAGGTCGTTGGACTCGATCGTCGGTTAAAACAAGTAATCGTGTAAGTGGAGCAGGATCCCCAGCTATTGGAGAAAGCCCGAATTACCATGATAGAATGTTTTAGATATTATATTTTTACAACGGAGATTAAAGCGGAGCACAATGAGAATTCGCCACAACTTGCCCATGTGATTGCTCCGTAGGCGTCCGAGTATTGGTGGGCCGAGTATTATGCCGAGGACCAGAAGGAGTTGAACGACGTTTACTCGATCCGTTGAATCTAACATGAGTTGACTTCTCTAAAGAGGTTGGTGTTAGACTATATTTGGTTGATGATGTCAAGTCCCTAATCATTTAATTATGTGTCCTCTTAGTTTCTAATTGCAGATTTGAATCTTTCAATTGGAGATGCCAAGTACATTCAAAGATGATGATCAAGAATTAAGGTGGTCTAGGCTTAGTTAAATGTTGTAAGCGTGATTATAGAACTCATTTAACTTGTCTTAGTATCGGCAAAACGACACTACATGCTACAGTGGTTTATAGTTCAACTTAGAGGAGAAATTTTCGAAGAAAATAACAAATGCCAAAACTTGTTCAAACTCTCTTGCTGTCAAAAGATAGCATCCTACAAATCTTTAGAACTTAAAAGTATTTACTAACAAGTTGATTTTTGAAATAACAATCCTAGTTGTATAAGTTGATTTTATTGCCAAAAATGGGTCTTTCACCTTTTCTATTTATAGTAAAATTGTGAGTTTacataaaaatttatggaaaacaCTCCTTGTATTGGAAAATGATTTCTTTTTTGAGTTTACAAACTGAATGTACTTTTAAACAattttaaatgagaaaatatcTTATAACTCTTGAATAATGGAGCGATGAAGTATCATATGATCCTTCCTCTGGACACTTCTTATTGTATAAATAGTCCTCTCATTTCTCATTTCTCATTTATCACTAAAACGTTTAAGGGCATTTATTGAGAATAATAGTTTGCAAATCattggcattcaaagctttattttTCTTAAGTGTTTTCATGTTTGAaagtttttgttttaaaagttTTCACTCGGTTTTTCAAAAGTTAAACTCTCCTTGAATTAGTTCGCACTACTGTGGCATTCAAACTTGTTCCGTGATCTCGTATTTAGGTCTTATTAGGAGAAAagggaacatacatcggatgtattacctcatattttacttgtttttgagtatatttgtattttttctgagcttctaacctcaaactttatttgtttttgagcatatgtgtattttttctcAACTTATTAAAACTTATAAGTTGGAATTTATTTTGTTTTTCCGTCAAACTAAAATTTAACTAAGTTTGTAggtaatatttttgagttttattataatttttttgagcttaatgttttagtgaatgaactcaaaaactttatagtaaaactcataatttttaaaataaaactcaaaaactttattatgaTGCTCGGGAACTATAAAATTAGTGGTAGTACatcggatgtataatccacttactggtcTTACTAGTAATCTTCAAGTTCATTCAAGTGAACATTTGAGATTCTAGACTTTGTAAACCTATTTGTGGAGATAGAACTATACTCTTGAACCTAAGTTGCCATTTGAGATTCTAGACTTTGTAAACCTATTTGTGGAGATAGAACTATACTCTTGAACCTAAGTTGCTTTAAGTGTAAGTACAACTTAAGTTGGTTGGGGTGTTATTTTAATTGTAAGAGGTTTAGgaatttgagtaaatttctaaacaaagtaataaataacggttggacgtaggatTCAGAGTAGAAGCTGAACCAATCTTtaaaaacatcgtcttgtttgtttattaaCTCTTATCCATCTTTATTTGCTTAATCCAATCTGCTGCTTTTCGATTGTGATTCTAAACAAGTTAGTCATAATAAATTTTAAAGTACACCTAATTTACCCCCTCCACTCTTAGGTATTAATCGTTCTTAACACTTCAGTTAGTTatgtagtcatgaaacaaatgggGCCTTAATCAAGGGGGCTTACCTTAACCCTAATGAGGGATACTGATGTTGTATGGGAGCTGACAATTCCTTCGTTTCTGGTACAAAGTTCTCAATCTTAAAGGAAGGTGGTTCACATCTTCATAAAGGCTTATGAAGGTAATGATCCAAACATGGAGTCTATGCCTCTTGATCCAGAGATAAAACACTACTAGTCTGCTACCTTTTGATTGTTTACTTAAAAGTTGATGAGATGTCTATAATTTAACAAAATTGAACTGTACTCATTTGCATTTTTAATCACGACCTGATGGATCGGTGACGTCAGCAAACCGTCGATACCTGACTAGCTCGAATGTCGAGTATCTTTGACTTGATAGTTTATTATGCTGATGCATTATGAATTGATTGCATATAGAGGCCTGCCCTGACCTGTAAACCTAATTAATCACAATCACAGGTGAGTAGTGACTGTTTTTCATGCCTTAAGACATATACTTCTTCTAATAATCTGATGTTACCTAATCATTCTCGCTCTTCGTCCGAGTTAACCTGCACTTGTCACGGAAGCTGAAAACAAAAGGAGCACGAAAATGAGCAATCAACCTCATACAACAATGCAAGCAGAGCATAACTTAAACAAAAAACAATACGGAAACCCATTAACTCTCGACAATCGGACAATACCAAGTTCATTCCTTAATAATTTTGAGCAAAACAGGATAAAGTACACACTTATACAACAACAAAgttaaataatacggagtaactAACTGGTTTTAGAACCCGGTGCGGATGGAAACCAGTAAGCGCTAATGAGCAACACAGAAGCATGTCTTCTCAGTAGAGCGGGTTGGCAGCCGTTGCTAAGCTTGAACTTGTGGTACTCTTCCAACGTATTGGTCCGTCTTGGACACATCCGGATGATTGGAGACAGCCTTAATATTTTGACGGCGTCCGGAGTTTGAGTTTTGAGATCTGTAGTCGAGCGTATACACAAGGTAAAGGTCCTAGAAGTATCTTGGCAACGATGCTTCATGTAGCAGCTAGTAAAGTAAGTGGTCGAAATTAAGGAGCACCAATCCCTACACACAAGTTTGGAACGACTAGCAGACTTGCTGGGAAGTCATATCAGGATCTCCAGCAATAGTTCCTGCGGCAGTTGGGCCAGTAACTTAATTCCACACTCGTCCTCATCCTCGTCCTCTTCCTCATTAGGCCGCGATTTCATCTCAACATTATGATCAGGATCCACATTATTGCCCATCATGACTATTTTTCAATTAATAAACCAAATTTCAGCCTAAGACGACATTAATAAACCAAAAATCATAGAACAAGTGAATTTCTAATGAACATAAGCCAAAAAGCATTGCAAGTCCTACACTTTATAAtcaaacaattggtctcccttgtgacgggttaccatttgtggcggatattttgtgagataaaatggtaacaaaatgggttagtggagaaagggggccacatgaatagtgttgcagagagagaaaaagtggatactttgtgaggtaaaatggtatccgtcacaagcttgtgacggatatgtcatgtcttcaatgagaatttgtgataatcAAAATACACACTCCCTCACCCcgatcatttgtttgcctttggtTTTGGCTCAAAGACCAAGGAAATAGAAGGGGACCAATTATTGGATTACAAGTGGATCAAATTGGGTGTGGAGGATCAAATTGTCATCATAGTCAACGCCGGAAAGTTGACTTTTTATCGCCGGAAGTGAATTTTTGGTAGTCTttgcaaaatgaagaaatgaaaggtagttgttcaaaaatgaccctaattaaaaggtagtttctgacaaaaaaaaCCCGGATTTTATTGTCTCATTTTACCAAACTTCGCTGGTATGAGTGGTAAgtctctcatctcttaaacaagtggtccgGGGTTTGATTCTTGACTCTTgtgaatgaaaaagccaaacttgggaggggtgaagcccattaaattgccttcagtaccccgaaaGAGATTATTCTAGTTGTCGTTAGGGGATACTCCTAGtcaacacccaaaaaaaaaataaaaaaaattaacaaaatcaTTTTGGGATGGGTGGAGACTCCACCACGAATTAAGTAAAGGCTTGGCAAGTATTGAACTCAAGACCTTCGCTCCAACAAGGGAGTCCACAACCACGGAAGTACTGAACCAGATGCTATATTAAGGAGACGAGAAAAAGAACTAGCAAAATTATAAGTCAACACAAGCTGATACGGTGTTCCGAGAAACCATAAAGTATTCTAAAACAAAGAATGAATGATGTACATTTTGTCCGAGTGGGCCATGTATTACTCAAGGTTACAACATGTAGCTAATCTTGTGATCTATTAAGAGCACATAGCCTTCTCCAGAGTCTCTTGAAGTTCCCCACTTTTAAATGCATCTGTAACAAGGAACCGCTCAGGGttagaaaatgttcaaaagaaaaaacaGGAGATTCCAAAACCGGAAAAACTAAAGAACGGAAATTTGGAGTTCAGCGAATGCTACTCGTCAAGCTTTACACGAGGAGCTACCAAGTTGGAAAAGATTTTTAAGTCCACTTTACCAAAGCAGGTAAGCTCACTTGATCGGAACAGTACATTAGAAGGACAAAGCGCCATGATCAAATATCATCACAAATAACCAACGCATTCAGAG from Silene latifolia isolate original U9 population chromosome 2, ASM4854445v1, whole genome shotgun sequence encodes the following:
- the LOC141643809 gene encoding prohibitin-3, mitochondrial-like; this encodes MAGNAQQAVSVLTNIARVALTLGIGTTAINSALYTVDGGEKAVLFDRFRGVLDETAGEGTHFLIPWLQKPYIFDIRTRPHQFSSISGTKDLQMVNLTLRVLSRPDEAKLPVIFQHLGTEYDEKVLPSIGNEVLKSVVAQFNADQLLTERPRVSALVRDSLIKRAKDFNIMLDDVAITHLSYGNEFSKAVEQKQVAQQEAERSRYVVMKSEQEKRAAVIRAEGESEAAKLISEATASAGMGLIELRKIEAMKENAATMARSPHVTYVPGAMSMIMGMPSAGR